The sequence CTGCGTTTTCTTGCGCGCGATGCCGGGGACCCGGGCGCTGCGCTCGCTTATTGGTTGGAGGTAGAGGAACCGTCGTGCGAACCCAACTTCTTCGACGCCACGCAAGCGTTGAGTCCACTCATGCAGCTCGTTCTTCCCGACGAACGCCCTGGCGTCTTTGTGAACCGAAGCGCGGTAGATACCGTTCTGGATTTCGGCGTCGTGAAACGGATTGTTTTCAAGGACGGGTCGTGGCTTGATGTTCGATACTCCGGCCCAAGCAGCGACCTCTACTACCAGTAATCGGCGCCGCCGAACATCTGAACATTGCGCGAGAACCGCTGCGCCAGCCGTGACTATCTCTCGCATCAACACGCTCCGTTTGAGCATCAGACAAAAGCCGGTGATATTCCGCTCCTTTCGTTGAGATTTTTATGGGGTCTCCAGTACGATATGGGTAACCCGATAATCAAATTTGACGAGTCGTGACCGTGGAAGCCCTCGAAGCACCGCCGAGCCTAGCACCGGACAATCGGAGCGTGATATTTACCCTTTCGATTCACGGACGTGAAGCCGAGTGTTCTGTCTTACGTGAGGCACTTGAACAGCACTTCTGGGTGCAACCAGGAGCCGGTGACGCACGCATTCTCAAAGCGTTCGCAGATGGCCGCAAACGTATCACTGCCGTAGCAGAAAGGAAGCTGCGCGCACACTCCGACGAACAGATTGTGTTGACCTCTGCTGATTTCGAGGTGCGGACGTAACGCGCCGAAGCCGCCAGGCTGTGTGTGCCCTGGAAACGAAACCACGACGGTGATGTCAATATTGGCCAGGACGTTGCAGTGAGGGCTGCGCTGGTGGCAGAGGCATGACGACACGAAACGGGGTTTCGCCGGAAGCCATTGCGCTCGAGCGAATTGCCACTGCGGCGCGTGAAGTGCAGGCCGCGTCGGCTGTACTAGAACAGCGCATCGGCAGCACGCCACGCGCACAGCCATCGACGCTAGAACTCGCGCGCTTCGCGGCGGCGATGCAAGAACTGCTTAGTGCGCGCGAAGAATTCGACCGCGTCATGGTCAACTCGCCGCCTCATTAACGGGCCGGCAACGGGGAAGTCCGTCGTGCTTTTCGGTGTGTGCCTCGAACGCGACATCGGATTCCGCGCGAGAGCGGCGTTGCATCGCTAACGGTCTGTTACCGAATGCATACGTTGGTTTCAGCTATTCACGAATTCCGTCCGTAGACTCTAAGCTTTCCGTCGCCATGGCGAATCTTGACGCCAGACTGGGGCTGCGATTCCCATGCTGTCAGTCGTTGTGCAGCCGGCCGGTCCGTCACGTCGCACACGATAGGAGTGACTGATGACACAAACACGTTGCCTGCGAGTCATCGCGCAAGTGAGGGGTATTGAAATGTGCGTCGACTATAGCTCGGCGACGGGTCGCCTTCGCCTTCTGCGCGATGGCGCTATGCTTCACGAGTGGTTTCCGCCGAATTCGTGGATTGCCATCGCCTCGGTGAGCGGAGCTCGAAACTGGGGAACACGTCCGAATTCTGATGAGCTTCGTGCGCTACTCGAGAGTCATGTGTCAATGTTGTCGACCGGCGATGCCTAGAGCGCGGATTGAGGCACGGTCCACATATCAGCGGTGGACCCAAATTCCTGGATTCCGGACTATCGTGCCTTTGCGGCGGCCGCACGACACTCGACGACCCAGCCTGCTTCGGTTTGCCGCGTCGCACGCGCTTCTCTTATCCTAGACGAAGCCACTGGGTGCAGCACCGTCACACGCCAATGCGTCCTGTGGTCGATTTCTGCATGTCGGCCGCGGGTGGAAACACGTGCCAAGTGCTGTCATCGTGCCGAAAGAAGAACAGCACGCGCAAACCGGTCGGTGAGGATGTCTCGACACACACATAACGCGTCCGGCCCCAACGTGTTCGGCCAAATTCGGTCACGTGAACTGCTGAAGTGGGCGCCGGCGCAAGCCATTTTTCGACCTGATAGCGAAGCGACCTATTGTCCGTACTCCTCATGTTCAGCTCCAGCGAGTCAGAGGCAGCACCAGTTAGACCCGGTGCAGGCCGTGACCGAATACGGATAACTTCCGTGCAGGCCCCAGACTTTTTCAGTTGAAACAGTGATGAAGGTCCAGCATGAACTTGCGCGTCGGTGCGTCGCGGTCGCGTTACAAACGCCGGAAGGCGCCGGTCTTGTCGCAGGTTCTCGCTGTCATTTCCTCAAGGTCGACCGCAACTACAAAGGTGACCTTTGGCTTGTGAATTCTGAAATTGGATATTTCGGCAAGCGTGAACTCCAGAATGTGTCATGCTGAGGCCGATAGCTTCGCGACGTTGTCTGCGGCGCGTTGGTTATCGCTAAAGAAGGAACACTCGAAAAAGCGAGCTGGGCTCGCTTTCAACATTTGAAGGCGATGGACGACGTCAGCTACGCTACTTTTTCTCATCCGTTTCGGTTTGTTCAACGTCCGGCCTGGCGGACCTTGTTGGAGCATCGAGCGCGGCACTGACGTTGTTTTCAGCAGTCTCCACGGCCAACTTCGCGGCCTTCCGTGCCGCTTCCGACGCCGAACTGACAGTTTCCATAACAGACCTCGACGCAGACAGGACGGCTTCACTCCCAGTCGGGGCGTTCTTTGCGAGGTTGTCGATGAACGCTTGGACATCGCGCGGGTATCGGTTGAACTGGGCTTCAATAGTCTCAGTGAATTCGGCTTGGGCGATGGCTGTGATTTCGTAAACGTGCCGCCAGTATGACTGCGCTTTTTCTACTGCTAGTTGCACCTGACTTGCCTGCAGCGCAAGCAACTCTTGCAGGTCTTTCACCGATAACGCCTTGGCTGCGATTTCCTGATTTTCAGCAAGGGTTGATTTAAATTCCTGTCGGTTCAGACTGACGAACTTTTGAAAGCCTGCGATAGCTTTGTTAAGGAGCCCAAACGTCCTATCGAGACTCGCTTTCTGCGTGGCTACGGTTTGTTCGAGGTCGAGACTGCTCATCACTAACTCCATCGGGGTGGGTGGTGAATGTCCGAAAGACCGCTGAACGGAATGACGAACGACGAGTTAAGATACGAACAATTGGTGCAATGCAGCGAAATCCCATTCTAGAGCCGGGA comes from Trinickia violacea and encodes:
- a CDS encoding DUF1488 family protein encodes the protein MEALEAPPSLAPDNRSVIFTLSIHGREAECSVLREALEQHFWVQPGAGDARILKAFADGRKRITAVAERKLRAHSDEQIVLTSADFEVRT
- the phaP gene encoding TIGR01841 family phasin (Members of this family are phasins (small proteins associated with inclusions such as PHA granules). Note that several different families of phasins have been named PhaP despite very little sequence similarity to each other.), whose product is MSSLDLEQTVATQKASLDRTFGLLNKAIAGFQKFVSLNRQEFKSTLAENQEIAAKALSVKDLQELLALQASQVQLAVEKAQSYWRHVYEITAIAQAEFTETIEAQFNRYPRDVQAFIDNLAKNAPTGSEAVLSASRSVMETVSSASEAARKAAKLAVETAENNVSAALDAPTRSARPDVEQTETDEKK